A window of Costertonia aggregata contains these coding sequences:
- a CDS encoding carboxypeptidase-like regulatory domain-containing protein, protein MRLLFTLFLSIVCALGFSQEIEEGEPLQAIIVNAQTEEPLESVHVLNLNKVKGTITNDKGEFTITASVNDTLYFSYLGFKSQKIRVTNDMFKFKDTKITLTELAYALEEVIVKPFQLTGYLEIDSKNLPVNTAYQYSISGLGVAYEAGNKNPSAVTKVLGAILNPADLLRNLFGKKPNQMRKLRKMKEDDEIRNLLASKFDRETLTELLQVEKIDIDDILTNCNYSKSFILTANDLQILDAISSCYEEFKVLNRRK, encoded by the coding sequence ATGAGATTACTTTTTACACTTTTTTTATCGATTGTTTGTGCTTTAGGTTTTTCACAGGAAATAGAAGAGGGCGAACCTTTACAGGCAATAATAGTAAATGCCCAGACCGAAGAACCGTTGGAAAGTGTGCATGTTCTAAATCTTAATAAAGTAAAAGGTACCATAACCAATGATAAAGGGGAGTTTACCATTACAGCATCGGTCAACGATACACTGTATTTTTCCTATTTAGGCTTTAAATCACAGAAAATTCGTGTCACCAATGATATGTTCAAGTTCAAGGACACTAAAATCACACTTACCGAACTTGCATACGCTTTGGAAGAGGTCATCGTAAAACCGTTTCAACTTACGGGCTATTTAGAGATAGATTCAAAAAATCTTCCTGTAAATACGGCATATCAGTACAGCATTTCGGGCCTAGGCGTTGCCTATGAAGCAGGAAACAAAAATCCGAGCGCGGTCACAAAAGTTTTGGGTGCAATATTAAATCCGGCAGATTTGTTACGAAACCTATTTGGCAAAAAGCCCAATCAAATGCGTAAACTTCGTAAAATGAAAGAGGATGATGAAATCCGAAATTTGTTGGCCTCTAAATTTGATAGGGAGACTTTGACCGAGTTGCTACAAGTTGAAAAAATTGATATTGACGATATACTCACAAACTGCAACTACTCCAAATCTTTTATACTAACGGCCAACGACTTACAAATTCTTGATGCTATCAGTAGTTGTTATGAAGAATTTAAGGTCTTGAACCGGAGAAAATAA
- a CDS encoding DEAD/DEAH box helicase, translating into MTKFEALGLDKALLDAVADMGFETPSEVQEKAIPILLKDETDLVALAQTGTGKTAAFGFPLIQKIDSSSKTTQGLILSPTRELCLQITNEMQAYSKYVKGLNTVAIYGGASITEQARQIKRGAQIVVATPGRMKDMIGRGLVDISKIDYCILDEADEMLNMGFYEDIKDILSGTPKEKSTWLFSATMPKEVSVIAKKFMHNPQEITVGAKNAGTSTVQHEYYVVGGRDRYPALKRLADANPDIFSVVFCRTKRDTQRVAEKLIEDGYNAGALHGDLSQNQRDLVMNAFRKKQIQMLVATDVAARGIDVDDITHVINYQLPDEIETYTHRSGRTGRAGKSGISMVIVTRSEMRKIHAIEKKIQQDFIANKIPTGIEICEIQLYHLANKIKDTEINKDVENYLPAINDVLDGIDRDELIKKIVSVEFTRFSNYYNKTADLNSAGSGERGEKGQRGAAMPTNGSVRYFINVGEKDGYDWMSLKDFIRDTVGLGKEDVFKVDVKESFSFFNTDAEATEKILSTFTEFKDNGRFVNVEVSKNPGGGGRRGGSGGGKGRDRGRSRNRDKGGQGKRRSRSFSGSEKSSGKRRSKKRDGFY; encoded by the coding sequence ATGACAAAATTTGAAGCACTAGGGCTAGACAAAGCTCTACTGGATGCTGTTGCCGATATGGGTTTTGAAACCCCATCGGAAGTACAGGAAAAAGCAATCCCGATTTTATTGAAAGATGAAACCGATCTGGTCGCACTAGCCCAAACGGGAACAGGAAAAACCGCAGCCTTTGGTTTTCCCCTAATCCAAAAAATAGACAGTTCAAGTAAAACCACGCAAGGCTTGATACTCTCCCCTACCCGAGAACTCTGTTTGCAGATCACCAATGAAATGCAAGCATATTCAAAATATGTAAAGGGATTGAACACCGTAGCGATTTACGGCGGAGCGAGCATTACCGAGCAAGCCAGGCAAATAAAACGCGGTGCACAGATAGTTGTAGCTACCCCAGGCCGTATGAAAGATATGATCGGCCGTGGTCTCGTTGATATCTCCAAGATAGATTATTGTATTTTGGATGAGGCCGATGAAATGTTGAACATGGGCTTCTACGAAGATATAAAGGATATCCTTTCGGGCACGCCCAAAGAAAAATCTACATGGTTATTTTCGGCGACCATGCCCAAAGAAGTATCGGTTATCGCCAAGAAATTTATGCACAACCCACAGGAAATCACCGTTGGGGCAAAAAATGCCGGTACATCAACCGTGCAGCATGAATATTATGTGGTCGGCGGCCGCGACCGTTACCCTGCACTCAAAAGATTGGCAGATGCAAATCCGGACATTTTCTCGGTTGTGTTCTGTAGAACTAAACGCGATACGCAAAGAGTAGCGGAAAAATTGATAGAAGATGGCTATAATGCCGGGGCACTTCATGGGGATTTGAGCCAAAACCAAAGAGATTTGGTGATGAACGCCTTTCGTAAGAAACAAATACAGATGTTGGTAGCGACAGATGTTGCCGCACGAGGTATCGACGTAGATGATATTACTCATGTAATCAACTATCAACTGCCCGATGAGATAGAAACTTATACGCATAGGAGTGGCCGTACGGGAAGAGCCGGAAAATCGGGTATTTCAATGGTCATTGTTACCCGTAGCGAAATGCGTAAGATACATGCCATAGAAAAGAAGATACAGCAAGACTTTATCGCAAACAAAATTCCTACCGGTATCGAGATTTGTGAGATACAACTATATCATCTAGCGAACAAGATAAAGGATACCGAAATAAATAAGGATGTAGAAAATTATCTACCTGCGATTAATGATGTCTTAGACGGTATAGACCGTGATGAGCTCATTAAAAAAATAGTATCGGTAGAATTTACACGTTTTTCGAACTATTATAACAAAACCGCAGACCTAAATTCTGCCGGTTCAGGCGAGCGAGGCGAAAAAGGACAGCGTGGCGCGGCTATGCCGACCAATGGCTCGGTTCGTTATTTTATAAATGTAGGGGAAAAAGATGGTTATGACTGGATGTCGCTCAAAGATTTTATCCGTGACACTGTAGGGCTAGGAAAAGAAGATGTGTTCAAAGTTGATGTCAAAGAAAGCTTTTCGTTCTTCAATACCGATGCCGAAGCAACAGAAAAAATTCTGTCGACCTTTACAGAATTCAAGGATAATGGTAGGTTCGTGAACGTTGAAGTCTCCAAAAACCCCGGCGGAGGTGGCAGACGTGGCGGAAGTGGCGGCGGAAAAGGCCGAGATAGAGGGCGAAGTCGTAACAGGGACAAAGGCGGACAAGGAAAACGAAGGAGCCGAAGCTTCTCTGGCAGCGAAAAAAGCTCCGGAAAGCGAAGAAGCAAAAAAAGGGATGGATTTTATTAG